In Clostridium sp. JN-1, one genomic interval encodes:
- a CDS encoding acetyl-CoA C-acetyltransferase, whose amino-acid sequence MGKIVIASAVRTAIGKFGGALKDVSAVDMGAVVIKEALKRANVKPEAVDEVIMGNVLQAGLGQNPARQSLIKAGIPQEVSGFTINKVCGSGLRAVSLAAQIIKTGDADIIVAGGMENMSRAPYVLNGVRWGERMGEGKLVDEMIEDGLWDAFNQYHMGMTAENISEKWGITRQMQDEFSVSSQNKAEAAIKSGRFKDEIVPITIKTRKGEVVFDTDEFPRFGTTMEALSKLKPAFKKGGTVTAGNASGINDAASALVVMSEEKAKELGIKPMATIVSYGTKGLDPAIMGYGPFYATKNALEKANLTIDDLDLIEANEAFAAQSLAVAKDLKFDMSKVNVNGGAVALGHPIGASGARILTTLLYEMKKRNSKKGLATLCIGGGMGTAMIVEME is encoded by the coding sequence ATGGGAAAGATAGTTATAGCAAGTGCTGTTAGAACAGCAATAGGTAAATTCGGGGGAGCATTAAAAGATGTTTCAGCAGTTGACATGGGAGCTGTAGTCATAAAAGAAGCATTAAAAAGAGCTAATGTAAAACCAGAAGCTGTAGATGAGGTTATAATGGGAAATGTACTTCAAGCAGGACTCGGACAAAATCCAGCAAGGCAATCTCTTATAAAAGCAGGAATTCCACAAGAAGTATCTGGATTTACAATAAATAAGGTTTGTGGATCAGGACTTAGAGCAGTAAGTTTAGCAGCTCAGATAATAAAAACTGGAGATGCAGATATAATAGTTGCAGGTGGAATGGAAAATATGTCAAGAGCCCCATATGTCTTAAATGGAGTAAGATGGGGAGAAAGAATGGGAGAAGGAAAATTAGTTGATGAAATGATAGAAGATGGATTGTGGGATGCATTCAATCAATATCATATGGGAATGACAGCAGAAAACATATCAGAAAAATGGGGAATCACAAGACAGATGCAGGATGAATTCTCAGTATCTTCACAAAATAAAGCAGAAGCAGCAATAAAGAGTGGAAGATTTAAGGACGAAATAGTTCCAATTACAATAAAAACTAGAAAAGGCGAAGTAGTATTTGATACAGATGAGTTCCCAAGGTTTGGAACAACAATGGAAGCATTATCAAAATTGAAACCAGCATTTAAAAAGGGTGGAACAGTTACAGCAGGAAATGCATCAGGTATAAATGATGCAGCATCAGCTTTAGTTGTAATGAGTGAAGAAAAAGCAAAAGAACTTGGAATAAAGCCTATGGCAACTATAGTATCTTATGGAACAAAAGGATTAGATCCAGCAATAATGGGATATGGACCATTTTATGCAACAAAGAATGCTTTAGAAAAGGCTAATTTAACTATAGATGATTTAGATTTAATAGAAGCAAATGAAGCATTTGCAGCTCAAAGTTTAGCAGTAGCTAAAGATTTAAAATTTGATATGAGTAAAGTAAATGTAAATGGAGGAGCAGTAGCACTTGGACACCCTATTGGAGCATCAGGTGCAAGAATATTAACTACATTACTTTATGAAATGAAAAAGAGAAATTCCAAAAAAGGTCTTGCAACACTTTGCATAGGCGGTGGAATGGGAACTGCCATGATAGTTGAAATGGAATAA
- a CDS encoding sigma 54-interacting transcriptional regulator, protein MQNKHKFDFCDLISGDKEVLQSRIKQFYDIIECSYDGIYITDGQADTIFLNRAYEKITGMKKKEMLGRNMKYLEKNRFISKSCTLMVLKYKRSITIQQSFKTGKKVLVSSSPIFDEDGNITMVVTNVRDVTELYELKEQLEKNKKLTEKYYSQVEAMRNQLLDFSDIIAEDNKMLSILEVAKKVAKVDTTVLLLGETGVGKEVIAKYIHKNSKRSDKSFIKINCGAIPENLIESELFGYEKGSFTGANKNGKIGLFELADAGTIFLDEVGELPLNMQVKLLRVLQEGEIRRIGGIKNIKVNVRVIAATNRNLEEMVKKKVFREDLYYRLNVIPITILPLRERKADIEPLTKHFLQMFNKKYDFNKQITSGAIDSLKKYEWPGNVRELKNIIERVVIMSQGGKILRSDLPIKEVWSSNSNQVGIENRNVTLKEAVENLEKNLIESAFEEYGNVRAAAKKLGINASTLVRKRKKYNNKSMLQK, encoded by the coding sequence GTGCAAAATAAACATAAATTTGATTTTTGTGATTTAATCAGTGGAGATAAAGAAGTTCTGCAATCTAGAATAAAACAATTTTATGATATTATTGAGTGTTCTTATGATGGTATATATATAACTGATGGACAAGCTGATACTATATTTTTAAATAGGGCATATGAAAAGATAACTGGCATGAAGAAGAAAGAAATGTTAGGAAGAAATATGAAATACCTTGAGAAAAATAGATTTATATCTAAATCATGTACACTTATGGTTTTAAAATATAAAAGGAGCATAACAATTCAACAAAGCTTTAAAACGGGAAAAAAGGTTTTAGTATCTAGCAGTCCTATTTTTGATGAAGATGGCAATATAACTATGGTTGTTACAAATGTTAGAGATGTAACTGAATTATATGAGTTAAAAGAGCAATTGGAAAAAAATAAAAAACTTACTGAGAAGTATTATTCACAAGTAGAGGCTATGAGAAATCAACTCCTGGATTTTTCAGACATTATAGCAGAAGATAATAAGATGTTAAGTATTTTGGAAGTTGCAAAAAAAGTTGCAAAGGTGGATACAACTGTGCTCCTGTTAGGTGAAACAGGTGTTGGAAAAGAAGTAATAGCAAAATATATACACAAAAATAGTAAGAGAAGTGATAAAAGTTTTATAAAGATAAATTGTGGAGCCATACCTGAAAATTTAATAGAATCAGAGTTATTTGGGTATGAGAAGGGATCATTTACGGGAGCAAACAAGAATGGAAAAATTGGTTTGTTTGAATTAGCTGATGCTGGAACAATTTTTTTAGATGAAGTAGGAGAACTTCCACTGAATATGCAGGTAAAGTTACTTAGAGTTCTTCAAGAAGGTGAAATAAGGAGAATAGGTGGAATTAAAAATATCAAAGTAAATGTTAGAGTTATTGCTGCTACTAATAGAAATTTAGAAGAAATGGTAAAGAAAAAGGTTTTTAGAGAAGACTTATATTATCGTTTAAATGTAATACCAATTACTATTTTACCACTTAGAGAAAGAAAAGCAGACATAGAGCCACTCACAAAGCATTTTTTACAGATGTTTAATAAGAAGTATGATTTTAACAAACAAATAACTTCTGGAGCAATAGATTCTCTAAAAAAGTATGAATGGCCGGGGAATGTTAGAGAATTAAAAAATATAATAGAGAGAGTTGTAATCATGAGCCAGGGTGGCAAGATACTTAGAAGTGATTTACCTATCAAAGAAGTTTGGAGCAGTAATAGTAATCAAGTAGGTATTGAGAATAGAAATGTTACATTAAAAGAAGCTGTTGAAAACCTAGAAAAAAACCTTATAGAAAGTGCATTTGAAGAATACGGAAATGTAAGGGCGGCAGCCAAAAAACTTGGAATAAATGCTTCTACTTTAGTTAGAAAGAGAAAAAAGTATAATAACAAATCTATGTTGCAAAAATAA
- a CDS encoding 4-hydroxyphenylacetate 3-hydroxylase family protein — translation MALMTGEEYVESLRKLKLNVYLLGEKIDNPVDHPILRPSLNSVKMTYDLAQMPEYEDLMTVKSSLTGEKINRFSHLHQSSEDLIKKVKMQRLCGQKTAACFQRCVGMDAFNATFSTTYEIDKEYNTNYHKNFNKFLKYVQENDLVVDGAMTDPKGDRGLSPSKQADPDLYLRVVERRPDGIVVRGAKAHQTGICNSHEVLVMPTSAMKPDDKDYAVAFAIPTDTKGITMIVGRQSCDTRKIEKDADIDVGNKQFGGVEALTVFDDVFVPNDRIFLNGETEFAGMLVERFAGYHRQSYGGCKVGVGDVLIGAAALAADYNGVAKASHIKDKLIEMMHLNETLYACGIACSAEGYPTKAGNYQIDLLLANVCKQNVTRFPYEIVRLAEDIAGGLMVTMPSEKDYHNPVTGKYVEKYLVGVASVPVEDRMKILRLIENMCLGTAAVGYRTESMHGAGSPQAQRIMISRQGNLGQKKALAKAIARIK, via the coding sequence ATGGCTTTAATGACAGGAGAAGAATATGTAGAAAGTTTGCGTAAATTAAAGTTAAACGTTTATTTGTTAGGAGAAAAGATAGATAATCCAGTAGATCATCCAATACTTCGTCCATCACTTAATTCAGTAAAGATGACTTATGATTTAGCTCAAATGCCTGAATATGAGGATTTAATGACTGTAAAATCAAGTCTTACAGGAGAAAAGATAAATAGATTTAGTCATTTACATCAGAGTTCAGAAGATCTTATAAAGAAAGTTAAAATGCAAAGATTATGTGGACAAAAAACTGCAGCATGCTTCCAAAGATGTGTTGGTATGGATGCTTTTAATGCAACTTTTAGTACTACTTATGAAATAGATAAAGAATATAATACAAATTACCACAAAAATTTTAATAAGTTTTTAAAGTATGTTCAAGAAAACGATTTAGTTGTAGATGGTGCTATGACAGATCCTAAAGGAGATAGAGGATTATCTCCAAGTAAACAAGCTGATCCGGATTTATATTTAAGAGTTGTTGAAAGAAGACCTGATGGTATCGTAGTAAGAGGGGCTAAGGCACATCAAACTGGTATTTGCAATTCCCATGAGGTTCTAGTTATGCCAACTAGTGCAATGAAGCCTGATGATAAGGATTATGCAGTTGCATTTGCAATACCAACAGATACAAAAGGAATAACAATGATAGTTGGCAGACAATCATGTGATACTAGAAAGATAGAAAAAGATGCTGATATAGATGTTGGTAATAAACAGTTTGGAGGAGTAGAAGCTTTAACAGTATTTGATGATGTATTTGTACCAAACGATAGAATATTCTTAAATGGAGAAACTGAATTTGCTGGAATGTTGGTAGAAAGATTTGCAGGATATCACAGACAAAGTTACGGTGGATGCAAAGTTGGTGTAGGAGATGTATTGATAGGAGCTGCTGCACTTGCTGCAGATTATAATGGAGTTGCAAAAGCATCACACATAAAAGATAAATTAATAGAAATGATGCATTTAAATGAAACACTATACGCTTGTGGAATTGCTTGCTCGGCTGAAGGATATCCAACAAAAGCAGGAAATTATCAAATAGATCTTTTATTAGCTAATGTATGTAAACAAAATGTAACAAGATTCCCATATGAAATAGTAAGATTGGCAGAGGATATAGCCGGCGGACTCATGGTTACTATGCCATCTGAAAAAGATTACCACAATCCTGTTACTGGAAAATATGTAGAAAAGTATTTAGTAGGGGTAGCATCTGTACCAGTAGAAGACAGGATGAAGATATTGAGATTAATAGAAAACATGTGTCTTGGTACTGCGGCAGTTGGTTACAGAACTGAATCAATGCATGGTGCAGGTTCACCGCAGGCACAGAGAATAATGATATCAAGACAGGGCAATTTAGGACAAAAGAAAGCATTAGCAAAAGCTATAGCTAGAATAAAATAA
- a CDS encoding NifU family protein: protein MNEKILSVIDEKVRPYLSSHNGDIQVLDVKDGVVKIKLLGKCSGCMSAKYTVQDVVETSLKSEIPEIKKVELVDYLSEETLNMARKILSKKHR from the coding sequence ATGAATGAAAAAATACTTAGTGTAATTGATGAAAAAGTTAGACCGTATTTAAGCAGTCACAATGGAGATATTCAAGTTTTAGATGTTAAAGATGGAGTAGTTAAAATTAAGCTTTTGGGAAAATGCAGCGGTTGTATGTCTGCAAAATATACTGTGCAGGATGTAGTTGAAACTTCATTAAAATCTGAAATCCCTGAAATAAAGAAAGTGGAACTAGTAGATTATTTAAGTGAAGAAACTTTGAATATGGCAAGAAAAATATTAAGTAAAAAACATAGGTGA
- a CDS encoding acetyl-CoA hydrolase/transferase C-terminal domain-containing protein — protein MSWKDIYESKLVSPKEAVSKIKSNDRVVVGHAVGEPSTLIDALVENKENYENVEIVHMVAMGKGEYAKEGMEKYFKHNSLFVGASTRNAVNSGRADYTPCFFYEVPRLFKEGYMKVDAALIQVSKPDEHGYCSFGVSNDYTKPAADCAKIVIAEVNENMPRTMGDSFIHVSDIDYIVETSHPIIELKQPKIGEVEKAIGKYCASLIEDGSTLQLGIGAIPDAVLLFLNDKKDLGIHSEMISDGVVELVKSGVITNRRKTLHPGKIVVTFLMGTKKLYDFVNNNPMVEMYPVSYVNNPTVIAQNYKMVSINSCVQVDLMGQVCSESIGMKQISGVGGQIDFVRGASMAQDGKSIIAIPSTAAKGKVSRIVPFLDHGAAVTTSRNDVDYVVTEYGIARLKGKTLKERAKVLISIAHPDFREGLIKEYETRFNCKLEN, from the coding sequence ATGAGTTGGAAAGACATATATGAAAGTAAATTAGTAAGTCCAAAAGAAGCTGTATCTAAAATAAAGTCAAATGATAGAGTAGTTGTTGGTCATGCAGTTGGAGAGCCTTCAACTCTTATTGATGCATTAGTTGAAAATAAAGAAAATTACGAGAATGTAGAAATAGTTCATATGGTAGCTATGGGAAAAGGCGAATATGCAAAAGAGGGAATGGAAAAGTATTTTAAGCATAATTCACTATTTGTAGGTGCTAGTACTAGGAATGCTGTTAATTCAGGTAGAGCAGATTATACACCATGCTTTTTTTATGAAGTTCCAAGGTTATTTAAAGAAGGATATATGAAGGTAGATGCTGCTTTAATTCAAGTAAGTAAGCCTGATGAACATGGCTACTGCAGTTTTGGAGTATCAAATGACTATACTAAACCTGCGGCAGATTGTGCAAAAATTGTAATAGCAGAAGTAAATGAAAATATGCCAAGGACTATGGGAGATTCATTTATACATGTATCAGATATTGATTATATAGTAGAAACTTCCCATCCAATAATAGAATTAAAACAGCCTAAAATAGGAGAAGTTGAAAAGGCTATTGGAAAGTATTGTGCATCATTAATTGAAGATGGTTCAACCTTGCAGCTTGGAATAGGAGCTATCCCAGATGCGGTACTCTTGTTTTTAAATGATAAAAAGGATCTTGGAATACATTCTGAAATGATATCTGATGGAGTAGTTGAACTTGTAAAATCAGGTGTGATAACTAATAGAAGGAAAACTCTACACCCTGGAAAGATAGTCGTAACTTTCTTAATGGGTACAAAGAAATTATATGATTTTGTAAATAATAATCCAATGGTAGAGATGTATCCTGTAAGTTATGTAAATAATCCTACAGTTATAGCGCAAAATTATAAGATGGTTTCTATAAATTCATGTGTTCAAGTAGATTTAATGGGACAAGTATGTTCTGAGAGTATAGGTATGAAGCAAATAAGTGGAGTAGGTGGACAAATTGATTTTGTAAGAGGAGCTAGCATGGCTCAAGATGGAAAGTCAATTATTGCTATACCATCAACGGCAGCTAAAGGAAAAGTTTCTAGGATAGTGCCATTCCTAGACCATGGTGCAGCTGTTACAACTTCAAGAAATGATGTTGATTATGTTGTTACAGAATATGGCATTGCAAGACTTAAAGGTAAAACTCTAAAAGAAAGAGCTAAAGTATTGATAAGTATTGCACATCCAGATTTCAGAGAAGGATTAATAAAAGAATATGAGACTAGATTTAACTGTAAGTTGGAAAATTAA